In one Lolium rigidum isolate FL_2022 chromosome 3, APGP_CSIRO_Lrig_0.1, whole genome shotgun sequence genomic region, the following are encoded:
- the LOC124696200 gene encoding homeobox-leucine zipper protein HOX19-like, producing MAQEEVHDAGLALGLSLGGGGGDSSTAAHRSSRQARWEAPSMEPSLTLSMPDDTTTVTATATASGGGGHSVSSLSVGVKRERLEDAADLGEMVSSTAAAEDEDDGSTRKKLRLTKEQSALLEDRFKEHSTLNPKQKVALAKQLNLRPRQVEVWFQNRRARTKLKQTEVDCEFLKRCCETLTEENRRLQRELQELRALKYAPPPPPTNASNSGPPSSGAPPFYMQLPAATLSICPSCERATTAGGKVDPDRPKATHHFFNPFTHSAAC from the exons ATGGCGCAGGAGGAGGTCCACGACGCAGGCCTGGCGCTGGGCCTgtccctcggcggcggcggaggcgactcGTCAACGGCCGCACACCGCAGCAGCCGGCAGGCCCGGTGGGAGGCGCCCTCCATGGAGCCGTCGCTGACGCTCAGCATGCCGGACGACACGACCACCGTCACCGCGACCGCCaccgcctccggcggcggcggccacagcGTGTCGTCGCTGTCAGTGGGGGTGAAGCGCGAGCGCCTGGAGGACGCGGCGGACCTGGGCGAGATGGTATcctccacggcggcggcggaggacgaagacgacggcaGCACGAGGAAGAAGCTGCGGCTCACCAAGGAGCAGTCCGCGCTCCTGGAGGACCGCTTCAAGGAGCACAGCACCCTCAACCCG AAGCAGAAAGTCGCTTTAGCCAAGCAGCTCAACCTCAGGCCGAGGCAGGTGGAGGTTTGGTTCCAAAACAGAAGAGCCCG GACGAAGCTGAAGCAGACGGAGGTGGACTGCGAGTTCCTCAAGCGCTGCTGCGAGACGCTCACCGAGGAGAACCGCCGCCTGCAGCGCGAGCTGCAGGAGCTCCGCGCCCTCAAgtacgccccgccgccgccgccgaccaacGCCAGCAACTCCGGGCCACCgtcctccggggcgccgccgttcTACATGCAGCTGCCGGCCGCCACGCTGAGCATCTGCCCGTCCTGCGAgcgcgccaccaccgccggcggcaaGGTCGACCCGGACAGGCCCAAGGCCACCCACCACTTCTTCAACCCCTTCACCCACTCCGCCGCCTGCTGA